GTATCCACTGCCCACCCTGGACTCCATTTTATTCCCTACTGACATGCTCCCCCAGACAAAAATCAGTggcaagtaaaaaaataaaaaacaaaacttggATTAATTTACTTTTATCATTCTGCAAGCCTGGAGGTGCGTTATATCAGCAATGACATGGGCCACAGGAACTGATGGCAAAAATGAGAGAACAATTCTCACAAAACATTATATACTTTGTGTTTGCATGGCTGCGGGGGGCCACCTGTAATCATCAAAAGCAAATGAATCGTAGTCAGAGCTGTACATGAGCAGTTTCACAAAGGTTTCCTTGTCTGCTGGCTCGGGGTACGAAGAAGCGAGGCCATGCTTGTAGGCCCAGTCAACAATCTGCAAAAAGATAAGCAAAATGAGCTGCTGAAACAATGCTGGCATGTTATGAAGTTGAAACCAACTGCAGTTTGGCCCTGtctgtgttttccctctttcctcctttcagaattgtgcagtttttttcttttttctctttatgagTCAGCTGCACTTCACCCTCAGTTGGGTGAGGGAATGTAAGCTGCCTGCTTAAATACATGAGGAAAGGTTCCAAAATAGCAGTTTGGAACCTAAAATCTTTTGGCAATTTCAGTCATGTTTGAATTAAACTCTAaacctcatttttttaaagtgctgaaGACTCACAGCTTCATGCAATGAAGCAGAGCTTTGTGAGCTGTGAGGCATCCAGAATCagaatgcatttttcacatctAGGTTTTAATGATGGAAGAAATCAAAGCAGCAATTATGGCCAGAAGAATTCCTGAGAATGACTGCTTTAGATTTTAGAATAAATTGAATTGAAATTGAATTGAAATgaattgaattaaaaaagaaacacaaataaaaaatgatGCCAGGGCAATTCCTTCCCTTCCTACCATGAAAGATGGAAATAAGAATGGAAATACTCACTTTCACAGCAATTTTGAGAGACACTTCTCTGATGCTGCCCAAGGGGGGATAGAGTCTTCCTTCTGCAAGATTCTGCTCTGTCACCTCGTCAGCAATAGTCTAGAAAGAAGAGAATGGTAGTTTTTAGGGATGGTCTCAAGCACATACCACATTCCCTCACATTACATGGTATGTGACTGAAACCTCAGCAGCTGGGACTAGTCCTGAGTGGGAACTCATCATGACCTGTTCAAACACATGTGCGTACACGTTTCATCACAGATTTCAGACTGGAGCCAGAGTGGGGCAGTGCTGTGTTAGGGCAGCAGGTGTGGAGAAGGAGAACCCTGTCATGGCTCCTGCACCTCTGTAGGTGTAATGGAAGCGTGAGCTTTCCCTGAGCCAGGAGAAGGCTGCAACTTTTTGCTGAGACTGAGCTATTTCCCCTCCATGCATTGTCGTGGGCCGGGTTCTTTAAAACACCTGAAGTAGATACATGTGCCTCTTATCATCTTTTTTACAATATCAGTTAAATGTCAGTTGGAAACCTCTGCTGTGATGAGGAAGATTTCATCAGAGATGTGTCGGATCCCACCGGCAATGACTCCCAGAGCCACTCCTGGGAAGACGTAGGCGTTGTTTCCTTGGCCAGGGAAGAAGGTCTGTCCATTGGGTAGGGTTACCTTTGGGAATGGACTCCCACTTGCAAATATTCCCCGGCCCTGatcaaagagagagaaaaaagcattcAGATTCGGAAGAGAAGTCTTATATTTCTGCTGCTCATCATGACCTGTGCTCAGGGGACATTGGTGACAAAGTTGCCAAAACTCAGTCAGCAGAGGCATCTCCACCAGAGCCACCTCCAGCTGACACTGTGGGAAGACCCAAacccgccccccccccaccccccccagcCATGATCAGGGCCATGGGAAGGGCCACCAAGCACTGAGCATGTGTTTGTACTGCAAGTGCTCTGCTGAGGAGTCTTTCTACCTCTCTATCAACCATCTACGGAGTATGAAGAGAGACATGTGGGATAAAGGTCTGGGGCTGTGTGATTGCTCTGGCCATAGGCAGGTGGTGgggaaggcaaaggaaagaGTGAGCCAAGGGCTCCTCTCTCAAGCCAAGTCAATTCACATGACTGTAATTCTTCAGTGACATTGGGTCTAAGTTAGGTGATGAAATAGTAACATAAACAGCTAAGCTGGGGTAACACAGGGGACAGAAACCAGAGAGGATGGGACATCTCAGACAGCTGTGGGTGAAGGAGGCAATCACTTTAGAGGATCACTAAGTAGTTCAGGCTGCTAGGGACCCAAATTCTTGCTCACAGCAAGGTCAGCTACAAAATCAgtccaggttgctcagggctttaCCCAATCTGGTCTTGGAAAACTTGCAAGGACAGAGACTGCATGAGCAACCTTGGCCCTGCCCCCTGCTCCACCTCCTCACAGTGTCAAAATCTTTCTTTACACCCAGCTCAAATGTCTCTTATTTCAATTTATGCAGGCTGTCACTTGTTTGCCAGCATGCTCTGCTGTGGTGTCCTGGATCCAGCCAGGCCCTGTGCTCCCGGTGCTGAGCTGTGGTACCTGGGTGAGGTACCGGGGTGAGGTGGTACCTGGGTGAGGTGGtagcactgctctgctgtgcactCTGCTTTGCTCGTGGGGTTGCTCAGGGCAAACACGATGGGCCTCTCATTGAAGGCTGCCATGTCCTTCAGCAGCTTCTCAGTGAAAGCGCCTGCGACGGCCGCCACACCTGGAACAGCAACAGCAGGGTGAGGTGGTGCCTTCCCGCTGTGCAGCTTCAGTGCATCGGGCTGGTCCCTGTGGGACTGGTAAATGAACTGTGGGAGGGAACCAGCTTCATCTCTGGAGATGCAGGTGGCATCTTTCCCATATGACAGTGAGATTTAAAGCCTATCTCAAAATAAagccctctgctcctccaggcagAGTGGGCACAAGTGTTTTGGCCAGCCTGACTGCAGTCCTCTGACTCCCAAAGACCTTCCTGAGGTGCCTGTTGTCATCCTCATCCTGCCCAGCCTGATAGGGCCAAGTTTGTTGCTTGAGAGGCCCAGAtcctgcctcccccagcacctccctctaCAGCTCTGTCTGAAAGAATTCCTACAGCTCCAAAAGTGAGTAAGCCTGTGCCCCGTAGTTAAGACAAAAAGGATATGGAGAACTCAACCAACAAAACAAGGGTGAAAAAAGCTCATTTTGTTTTGACTAGGAGAACAAAAGGAGACTCCAGAGGAAAGACAGAAACTTTCCTAATAATTGAATTGACATGAAAAGGTCATATTAAGTGAACTTCACCTATAACTGCTGTAGGCTTCACTTTCTCCACAACCTCTTCCAGTGTGTCCACACTGGGGTGGTCCTGGGCAAAAATTTCTTTCTCGTGATTCAGGTGGCTCCTGCCCTGTGAGGAAAAAGGAATCAAACTTTGGTCTGTTGGCAAAAGGTGGACACATAACATAGTAACTCACCTTCAGCTCATTTCGTCTCTCAGTCCTCTGCCTAAAGCAGATTCCACATAGCAGGAGCTCAGCCAGTCAGGCATTGAGTGGTTGGTGTAATGCCACACTGGGCTGGCCTCTGCTCCTCTCACCCACCAAAGTATGCTGACTGTGTGGAGGAAGGACCTGGCTGCCCTTCACTTGTACATAAAGCACAAGTCTCCTCCAGTCTGAGGAGGGACAAGGGCAGAGGCCCTGGGGCCCCAGGGAGTGCAGAatggagctgggccaggctgggtcACCGAGCAGGGCACAGTTTTGCTGTGATAATGCCCCATATGATGTGCAAGACTTCCAGCACTGCTTGAGGCCATGGCCAGCAGGATATCCTTCCACTTCAGAGGCCCAGCCTGAAGTGTTGCCTTTagggcagccactgctgctggcacactTGTCACCATGTGACCTAGTCCTCTGAAAGCAAGAGCAGCAATGCTGACACCAATAAAACGGCAGCCTTTACTTCAGGGCTGAGCAGGGGTCCACAGTATCTGCCTGCTCTGGCTTCTCTAGCTGGCAATGGATGGCAGGTGAGTGGAGCTCAGCTCTGGAGACAAATTCACCTTCACAATCAGTCCCTTGGAGTCCACCATCCAAATTTTTTTGATGGCATCCTCTTGTGAAactccttccttttccatggCCATGAGGATGAGATGAGCTATGCCCATTGCAGCCTGGAACACAGTATATAAAAACTTCATTGGGATATCATTATCTTTTGGGGGAAGATTTTAAATGAGAGGTGGGTTGGGTCATCCCCCAGCACTGTAAAAGCAGGGAGACTTTCTGTGGTACAGTGCCAAGGCATGGGGCTGATTTTAGCATTGTAGGTACTGCCATAAATAAAAACCTTTACAATCATTCAGCAGAGCAGGTTGCAGGTGAggctgaaaaagcagaagtggTACCTTGACAAGCAGGGGCTGTCTCCATAATTtaaatcagctgctgcaggggaggaagagaggCAGACCCTTTAAAAATGCTGGTGATAATACCAGTACAGAGGAACTCAAAGTCAAGTGGGACTGCTGTATCTGAAATACGGCCATGAGGAAAGTCTTCTCCCATTCCTGCCTGGGAAAGCAGCCCTGGacattctgtgtgtttgtgctcCTATAGCCATGCCTGGCCCTTCTGCCCAGATGGGGACTAACAAGGCAGGAGGGGCTCTGTGCCACAGAGATGGTGACCAGCACAGACATATCTGCCGGCAGGGGTGGAGAGACAGAGAACAATCTTTGTCTCAGTGAGGGATAGACAAATAATAACAGATCTTCCCAAAGTCTCACAGGTGAGTAAGAGCTGAGACAGGTCATAGACCAACACCTTTAGTCCATGGACCAGGCTTTGGAGggttcttcttcttcctttctctttgagCAAGGCGCCATACAGGCGACCTGGCTTCTGCCATGGAGCACTAGGACTGACTCCAGATAGAAACGTGTTCTTACAGTTCTTTGAGTCTGAGTCCTTTGGACTCTGCTGCTAAAGAAATTCTGCTTTACCCTAGACATCAACCCTGAGAACTCAAAGCAGCCTCCTTAATATTCCTGCCTCATAAGGAACTTCCCTAAAGGTACTTAAAGCCCCACTGACACGTGGGCAGCCTCGTAGTATCCACAGAGTCTGCCCAGGACTCGCGGGCCAAGAAATCACTGAAAGACTGTTGGTAACTTCCACACAGCAGCAAGATCCACCTGTAGGGCCCAATCCTGCCCAGTGACAAGGAACCTGCTTCTGTGCTTCATCCTCATGAAGCCAAGCCTTGCAGGAAGTTTCACAGTTGACTTTTCTCTCTCTAAATTTGAAGATGGAGCATTTTAAGGTACAAACTCAGGAACATTCCTacctctccagctccctggaAAACAAACTTCTGGTCAGAGAGCTTGCTCTTTGTGATTCTTAAGGCTGCAATGAGGCCAGCGACTGCAACAGATGCTGTGcctgaaagagagaaacacCATGAGATGGACATCCTGGCAAATGCACTCTCTATCCTGCAGATGTACTGTCAGAAATCTTGTGGTAGAAATCATTCTCTTAGATTCTGTCACTGAAGGATCATAGTGCCTTCCCTATGCTGAAATATTAACATTCAAATTCTCCTGCAAGGCTGGAGAACACAAATTTTCCTCCATGTAGAGTCAAAGGGACACCAAATCCTAGAATGTCAGAAGAAGTTAATACCTAATTTGCAAGGATTTAAGATGCACCTGACTTCTCCAAGGTCACATAAGACCCCTGTAGCAGAGCAGTGGTTTGAACTTGGGTCCCCTTGTCAAAAAATCCTGTGATTATGGACTTACCATCCTCTTCTCCTATTTACCTTCACAGCCCAGCATCACCATTTTTTTACTCCTCTAACACCCTGATACCCTGACTTACAGCCATCACATCCTGCTGCTAAACATTAAGGAGTCATTGAGAACAGGAGTTGATCCTAGATTAGTGAGAAACAATGCAGTAAATGGAGCAGAGTCCTGCTGTTACAGCCACTGTGATATCTACAGCTTTCCATGCATTAAGGGGGCCAAATGTCCAGACTGAATAGCCTGCCTTTACCCCACATAACTCACACATAAATCACATGCAACATTCAGCTAATGTCCTGTCCCAGGTGAAAAAATATGGTGGAAATAAATAAGGCACAAGCTAATAAGGATTCAGGCACTGGTGTTATCTCAGCTCACCTGGGCAAACTGGATGCAATGTTAAAGGGGACCTGGGACAGAAGGTGGAAGTTTGATCACGGAATATGgaaagttggaagggacccataaggatcataACGTTGATTAGTATTCTTCCTTAGCATTTGAAAGAATATCAGTTTGGATATGTCCTAATTTTGATCTATTCCCAGCTGTAGTGCTGGTCTCTCCATTCTCATCTTTAGAAGCTTTGTGAGAAATCAGAGAGACCTGATAGTAATGAGTAGCGAGGGGGTGGTCATGGCTGGGGCAAGCAATGACTACTTTTAGGTTAATACGCCTGATTTCACCAAATTTACAGCATTTCCTATTTTGCCGCCCATGTAATCAGCCAGTGGTTCAGGGTTTCAAGTAGCCAGTGCTTCACTGAGGTTCCCTGCAGGGTCCTTAGGGCCTGGGGTGCTGCAAGGCATCAGGAACAGTCTGagaaacagcagctcctgagtAGACATGACCACGAGCAGTGACACCAGCAGATGGAGCTGCCTCATCTCTGAAGGACCCAGAAAACAAATTCAGCTGTACCTGCTCCTTTTCTTTAGTGCAAAAGCTG
This sequence is a window from Vidua chalybeata isolate OUT-0048 chromosome 2, bVidCha1 merged haplotype, whole genome shotgun sequence. Protein-coding genes within it:
- the ME3 gene encoding NADP-dependent malic enzyme, mitochondrial isoform X4, encoding MAFTLEERLQLGIHGLLPPCFLSQDVQLLRVMKNFEKQSNDLDKYIILMTLQDRNEKLFYRVLTSDIEKFMPIVYTPTVGLACQQYGLAFRRPRGLFITIHDRGHIATMLNSWPEENVKAIVVTDGERILGLGDLGSYGMGIPVGKLALYTACGGVNPQQCLPVLLDVGTDNEALLNDPLYIGLKHKRVRGKQYDELIDEFMQAVTNKYGMNCLIQFEDFANVNAFRLLNKYRNRYCTFNDDIQGTASVAVAGLIAALRITKSKLSDQKFVFQGAGEAAMGIAHLILMAMEKEGVSQEDAIKKIWMVDSKGLIVKGRSHLNHEKEIFAQDHPSVDTLEEVVEKVKPTAVIGVAAVAGAFTEKLLKDMAAFNERPIVFALSNPTSKAECTAEQCYHLTQGRGIFASGSPFPKVTLPNGQTFFPGQGNNAYVFPGVALGVIAGGIRHISDEIFLITAETIADEVTEQNLAEGRLYPPLGSIREVSLKIAVKIVDWAYKHGLASSYPEPADKETFVKLLMYSSDYDSFAFDDYRWPPAAMQTQSI
- the ME3 gene encoding NADP-dependent malic enzyme, mitochondrial isoform X3, giving the protein MESFTGMAFTLEERLQLGIHGLLPPCFLSQDVQLLRVMKNFEKQSNDLDKYIILMTLQDRNEKLFYRVLTSDIEKFMPIVYTPTVGLACQQYGLAFRRPRGLFITIHDRGHIATMLNSWPEENVKAIVVTDGERILGLGDLGSYGMGIPVGKLALYTACGGVNPQQCLPVLLDVGTDNEALLNDPLYIGLKHKRVRGKQYDELIDEFMQAVTNKYGMNCLIQFEDFANVNAFRLLNKYRNRYCTFNDDIQGTASVAVAGLIAALRITKSKLSDQKFVFQGAGEAAMGIAHLILMAMEKEGVSQEDAIKKIWMVDSKGLIVKGRSHLNHEKEIFAQDHPSVDTLEEVVEKVKPTAVIGVAAVAGAFTEKLLKDMAAFNERPIVFALSNPTSKAECTAEQCYHLTQGRGIFASGSPFPKVTLPNGQTFFPGQGNNAYVFPGVALGVIAGGIRHISDEIFLITAETIADEVTEQNLAEGRLYPPLGSIREVSLKIAVKIVDWAYKHGLASSYPEPADKETFVKLLMYSSDYDSFAFDDYRWPPAAMQTQSI
- the ME3 gene encoding NADP-dependent malic enzyme, mitochondrial isoform X2, which encodes MNLTGLCGQSSSQGMAFTLEERLQLGIHGLLPPCFLSQDVQLLRVMKNFEKQSNDLDKYIILMTLQDRNEKLFYRVLTSDIEKFMPIVYTPTVGLACQQYGLAFRRPRGLFITIHDRGHIATMLNSWPEENVKAIVVTDGERILGLGDLGSYGMGIPVGKLALYTACGGVNPQQCLPVLLDVGTDNEALLNDPLYIGLKHKRVRGKQYDELIDEFMQAVTNKYGMNCLIQFEDFANVNAFRLLNKYRNRYCTFNDDIQGTASVAVAGLIAALRITKSKLSDQKFVFQGAGEAAMGIAHLILMAMEKEGVSQEDAIKKIWMVDSKGLIVKGRSHLNHEKEIFAQDHPSVDTLEEVVEKVKPTAVIGVAAVAGAFTEKLLKDMAAFNERPIVFALSNPTSKAECTAEQCYHLTQGRGIFASGSPFPKVTLPNGQTFFPGQGNNAYVFPGVALGVIAGGIRHISDEIFLITAETIADEVTEQNLAEGRLYPPLGSIREVSLKIAVKIVDWAYKHGLASSYPEPADKETFVKLLMYSSDYDSFAFDDYRWPPAAMQTQSI